The nucleotide sequence GTGACCGTGGCGGCACCGACGTACGCCCCGTCCTCGTCCTGTGCACCGCTGACCTCGGCGGTCACCGTGGGCGGGGTGGTGTCCTCGCCGCCGCCGCTGACCACGAGCAGCCCGTTCATCGTGCCGTGCCCGGGGATCGCGCAGAAGTAGCGGTAGGTGCCGGGGCTGAGGACGACGTCGACGGTCCAGCGGCCCTGGTTGCTGTCGAACGGGTCGGCCAGGATGTTGACGTCGACGTCCTGGTTGTACTCCGGGTTGCCGGTGTCGAAGGTGAGGGTGTGCTGCATGCCGGTGGTGTTGCCGGTCGCCACACTGTTCTCGAAGACCAGGGTCGCCGGCCCGGCGACGGCGGTGGTGGGTGCGGAGACGTACGCCTGGGTGCTGTCGCCGGCCGTCCAGGTGAGTACCTGGGCCTGCGCCTGGCGGCTGCCCGTGGTCGGCCCGTCACCCGCCGGGCGGGCCACGGCCGGGGCGGTGAGGAGCCCGGAGCCGGCAAGCAGCACGGCCACCGCCGCGAGCATCCGGACCGGTCGGCCGGGGCGGCCCGGTCCGAGTCCGGAGAGCAGCCGCGCGCGTCGCGGCGGGCCGCACCGCACAGGTAGAGCTGGCATGTCGAACACACCTTTCGCGAGTCTTGTGGACGCCGACGACCCGTCGGGACCGCGCGTGGATCGACGGAGGGCATGACGGCGGACCGCACACCTGCCTGGTCCCGCGCGGGCGGGCCCGGTGCTGCGGTTGCCGACCTGGCCGGGAGCTGGCGTGTGGACAGACGTGTCTGAGACGGGATGCGCTGGTGGACGTCGGGGGTGGGTCGGACCATGACGTGTGACGCCGGCCGAGTCGGCGAGCACCGACGTCATGCGGGGGTGGCGTGGACGACGCCGCCACGGTCTGCGGGGCACGCCGACCCGGAGAGCGTGGCTCCCTCGGCCGGGCCGTGACTCTCAGACGTCGAGCCAACCGCGTCGCCGGTTACCTCGATGAAACATGTTGATGTTGTTGGACATTAACGGGCTTGACGTCGCGATGTCTAGATCTTTCGGCAGAATCAAGCGGACTTTTGTTTGCGGCGACAAAAGGGATGGACGGAAAGCGACAACCGACGCCGACGCCCACCGGGTGGGCGGCGTGGACGTGGCCCGGCGTGGACGCGACGCGCGACGTCGAGGCGTCCGTTGTGGACGCACCCGCCAAAGTGCCGCTATCTGGTCCGACGACGACGGTTCGCGGCTGCCGGGACTCGCGCTCGGTCCGCCGGACGGCGAGGTGTAACCTGCCTATCCGGCGTCGCTTCTCCGCGACGCCGGACGGCCCGGTCCTCGGGAACCGTCGCCGGCCAGGTGGCTCGACCGAGCACCCGACGGCCGAAGGTGCCGCGGCGTCACTCCCCAGTGGGCGACGCCGCCCGCGTGCACCGGGCGAACGGCCCACCGACCGTCCGTCCGGTGTGGATTCGCCCGACACGACGGGTCGATGTCCGGCCCGACGAGCGGGACGATCGGCTCTTTAAGTATCTGGTGCGGACGGGCTAGTGCGAGACCGGACAGATTGGTAGGGTTGCGCACACATCGGCACCGGCCGGTCGTACTCCAGCCCTGTTTCCCCGGGTTGCCCACGATTGGATCGAAGTTGGCGGAGAAGCAAGCCGATAGCGCGAGCAGGCAACCTGATCTGGAAACGCAGCCCCAGTCGACGTCCAATCGGCGCGGTCGGCAGCAGTCGATCCGGCGACGCGTCATCCGGCTGGTGCTCATCCCCAGTGTCGTCGCTGTCCTGCTCTGGCTCGTAGCCTCCGGATACCTTGTTTTTCAAGGATTTTACAATCGCGAGGTCGCCAACAGCGTACGAAACGTATCGATCCCAGCAGTTCCGGCGCTGGCTTCGCTGCAACAGGAGCGCCGACTGAGCGTGGCCTATCTGGCCCAGCCGTCGAGGGACCTCCAGCCGCTCACCGAACAGCGGGTGCAGACCGACCAGCGGCTGACCGAGCTGCGCGGCGCCGCGAAGGAGGCGCTGGCCAGCGCGCCGCAGTCCATCACCACCCGTTGGCAGGCGCTGTCGGACCAGCTCGACGAGCTGCCCAACCTGCGCGCCACCATCGACACCCGGGCAGCCAGCGGTTCCCGGGTCTACGATTTCTACAACGGACTGCTCGCTGCCGCGACCACACTCTTCGACACCCAGGCCCGGGTGGTCCCCGACGTCGCGGCGAGCCTGGGCGGTGTCACGGCGACCGAGTCGTTCCGGGTCAGCGACCAGATGTCCCGAGCCGGCTCCACGATCGACGGCGCGTTCAGCTCGCGCTCGCTCAACCAGCAGGGGCACCTGGAGTTCGTCGCCCTGGTCGGTGCGTACCGATCCACGCTGACGAACATCGCACCGCACCTGGAGCCGGCCGCACGGGCCCGCTACGAGGCGATCACGGCCAGTGCGCCGTGGAAGGAACTCGTCGCCGCCGAGAACGCGCTGATCGCGGCCGGGGCGTGGGACGACGGCATCCCCCGGGGACTGCCGGTCAACCGGACCCGCTGGGAGTCGCTTACCAGGCAGGTCTCCGACGAACTGATCAGCATCGCGGTGCTCCAGGCAGACGGGGTCTCGGCCGAGGCACTGCATACCGGTAACAACCAGTTGCTGACCGCGTCGCTCGGCAGCCTTCTCGCGCTGTCCATCGCGGTGGCCGCGATCCTGTGGGCGATCCGCCAGTCGCACATCCTGGTGGACCAGGCCCTCTCCGTCCGGCTCGCCAAGCTGGGCCAGGACGCCGCCGCGATCGTCGACGAGCGCCTCCCGGCGATGATGGCGCGGCTGCGACGCAGGGAGAAGGTGGACCTCGCCGTCGAGCTGCCCGGCCACGACTACGGCAGTGACGAGATCGGCCAGGTCGCGGCGGTCATCAACCGGTCCCTCAAGGCGGCCGCGGCCGCCGCGATCAACGAGGCGAAGACCCGGGCCGCCGGTATCGCGATGCTGATGGGCGTGGCCCGCCGTCCGCAGCGCCCGTTGCAGCGCGGCCTGAAGGTGATCGAGGAGTTGCAGGACCGGGTCGGCGACGAGAAACTGCTGACCGAGCTCTTCGACATCAACCACCAGCTCACCCAGACCCGGCGGTTCCTGGAGAACCTGGTCATCCTCGCCGGTGGCCAGATCGGCCGCCGCTTCCAGAACCCCGTCCCGGTCCGCCGGGTGCTGCTGGCCGCGTTCGCCGAGGCGCAGCAGTACCAGCGGATCACCCTGCGGGGTGCGCCCGACGTGGCCCTGACCGGTCGCGCCGTCGCCGGTACCATCCACCTACTGGCCGAGCTGCTGGACAACGCGCTCGCCTTCTCCCCGCCCAAGACGACGGTCTGGGTGACCTGCAACGAGGTCAAGCACGGCGTCGCGGTGGAGATCGAGGACGGCGGCGTCGGGATGAACGCCGAAGCGCTGGAGACCGCCAACGAGCTGCTGGCGAAGGCGCCGACCCCGGACGTGGCCGCCCTGAAGGACGGCGCCCAGGTGGGTCTGCACGTCGTCGCCGAGCTCGCCAAGCGGGACGGCATCCAGGTGAGCCTGCGAACCTCCGCCTACGGCGGGCTGCTCGCCATCGTGCTGCTGCCCGAGCGGCTGATCACCCCCGACCCGGCCGGTGCGGGCGGGGACCGGACCGACTCCGACCTCCAGGTGCCGGCGATGGCCGGGGCCGCTCCCGCCCGCGCCGGAGCCGGCCAGCGTGCTCCACGGCCGGCGGCCGGCGGCGGGTTCGGCACGGTCACGAACGGGTCGACCCAGCGCCGCGACCCTCGAACGGCCGAGAACCGACGGAGCGACCGGGCGGGCGACATGATGAGCGAGCGTCAGGCCAACGGCGGCACCGGCACAGCGAAGACAACCCCGCCCCGGCCGGCCGACGCCGGCACGGCACCGCGCAGCGTCGCCCGACCGCCCCTGCCGAGCCGCCAGCCGCAACAGCACATCGCACCCGAACTGCGGGACGATCCCAAGGCAGCGGACGCCGCCGCACCGGGTGCCGGGACGGCGAGGTCGCCGGAGGACGCCCGGGACCGGTTCACGCGGTACCAGCGGGCGTGGGCCGCCGGAAAGGCGGACGGCACCGACGAAGCGTCAACCAGCGACGACAACCAAGGCGGCAAAGCGTGACCAACTCGACCTCCGGGAACGACCTCACCTGGATGCTGGACGAACTAGTAGAAGTTCCCGACGTTGTCTACGCCGTCGTCCTGTCGACCGACGGGCTCATCGTGCAGAAGTCCACCTCGCTCACCCAGGACGCGGCGGAACTCCTGGCGGCCGGCGCCTCGTCGCTGCACAGCGTCGCCGCCGGGATGGGGCGGCGGTTCGAGAGCGGGCAGGTGCAGCAGGTCATCATCGAGTACGACGGCCGGACCCTCTTCGTCGCGGCCGCCGGCCAGAACGCCCGGCTGGCCGTACTCTGTGAGCAGAC is from Micromonospora sp. WMMD1102 and encodes:
- a CDS encoding nitrate- and nitrite sensing domain-containing protein, translating into MLIPSVVAVLLWLVASGYLVFQGFYNREVANSVRNVSIPAVPALASLQQERRLSVAYLAQPSRDLQPLTEQRVQTDQRLTELRGAAKEALASAPQSITTRWQALSDQLDELPNLRATIDTRAASGSRVYDFYNGLLAAATTLFDTQARVVPDVAASLGGVTATESFRVSDQMSRAGSTIDGAFSSRSLNQQGHLEFVALVGAYRSTLTNIAPHLEPAARARYEAITASAPWKELVAAENALIAAGAWDDGIPRGLPVNRTRWESLTRQVSDELISIAVLQADGVSAEALHTGNNQLLTASLGSLLALSIAVAAILWAIRQSHILVDQALSVRLAKLGQDAAAIVDERLPAMMARLRRREKVDLAVELPGHDYGSDEIGQVAAVINRSLKAAAAAAINEAKTRAAGIAMLMGVARRPQRPLQRGLKVIEELQDRVGDEKLLTELFDINHQLTQTRRFLENLVILAGGQIGRRFQNPVPVRRVLLAAFAEAQQYQRITLRGAPDVALTGRAVAGTIHLLAELLDNALAFSPPKTTVWVTCNEVKHGVAVEIEDGGVGMNAEALETANELLAKAPTPDVAALKDGAQVGLHVVAELAKRDGIQVSLRTSAYGGLLAIVLLPERLITPDPAGAGGDRTDSDLQVPAMAGAAPARAGAGQRAPRPAAGGGFGTVTNGSTQRRDPRTAENRRSDRAGDMMSERQANGGTGTAKTTPPRPADAGTAPRSVARPPLPSRQPQQHIAPELRDDPKAADAAAPGAGTARSPEDARDRFTRYQRAWAAGKADGTDEASTSDDNQGGKA
- a CDS encoding roadblock/LC7 domain-containing protein, which codes for MTNSTSGNDLTWMLDELVEVPDVVYAVVLSTDGLIVQKSTSLTQDAAELLAAGASSLHSVAAGMGRRFESGQVQQVIIEYDGRTLFVAAAGQNARLAVLCEQTVDMGTVAYEMSRLVTRIGEHLGAEVRRTASAANGQQGRGYGV